A genome region from Triticum aestivum cultivar Chinese Spring chromosome 2B, IWGSC CS RefSeq v2.1, whole genome shotgun sequence includes the following:
- the LOC123043303 gene encoding uncharacterized protein isoform X1 produces MHSAQGVEVLRTPAGPKISGVKLDMSACSDGNPTVRRRRDESTSHQQEKRQRTAESTMIILRDQIECFVKHVLQQISELFIDLPDDGSTTVFGERTNGLPGRKYVYRPGFQTDPWTRGVVPYPPTPAVTDLLVEFFATSSAHHLSRNFLVHEKPRFIRISGVTLKEQLVGDAAIDHELMSIIICRYTQVDQEADKESPYLSWRHPIEPEFSTFVLSDFDYLHTKSIQNQLCANDLKYDITSSQLFFTLVPRPEGWMVVFWDMIKRFITVIDPLYTRQCPQPPTQQRDEIIAWKLHYALFHCLNEYYAGWPTSKGGWTVKFMPVSDNIVTRDETGACIIHIARQFDGEKLKLPITKHNIAKVNREAVHQCMKLQGKLSSLAGDALWHVLAPSDSPFDST; encoded by the exons ATGCACTCAGCACAAG GAGTGGAGGTGCTGAGGACTCCTGCAGGTCCTAAAATTTCTGGAGTGAAACTTGATATGTCGGCATGCTCCG ATGGCAACCCCACGGTAAGGAGGAGGCGTGATGAATCGACATCTCACCAGCAGGAAAAGAGGCAGCGGACTGCCGAATCGACTATGATAATTCTCAGAGATCAAATTGAATGCTTTGTTAAACATGTGCTGCAACAGATTTCTGAGTTGTTCATTGACCTCCCAGATGATGGGAGCACCACTGTATTTGGGGAGAGGACGAATGGACTCCCAGGACGCAAATATGTCTATAGGCCTGGTTTCCAGACTGACCCCTGGACAAGGGGTGTTGTCCCTTACCCGCCAACGCCAGCGGTTACGGACCTTTTAGTTGAGTTCTTTGCCACGTCATCAGCTCACCACCTGTCAAG GAACTTTCTTGTTCATGAGAAACCTCGGTTCATACGCATATCAGGGGTCACATTGAAAGAACAGCTGGTCGGGGATGCGGCAATCGATCATGAGCTCATGTCCATCATCATCTGTCGTTATACCCAGGTGGACCAGGAAGCTGATAAGGAATCACCGTATCTCTCATGGAGGCACCCAATTGAACCTGAGTTCTCG ACTTTTGTCTTATCGGATTTCGATTATCTGCACACAAAGTCGATTCAGAACCAGCTATGTGCTAATGATCTGAAGTATGATATTACATCATCACAGCTG TTCTTCACTCTCGTGCCCAGGCCTGAAGGTTGGATGGTGGTTTTCTGGGACATGATCAAACGGTTCATCACCGTCATCGATCCTTTATACACCAGGCAATGCCCACAGCCTCCAACACAGCAGCGAGATGAGATAATTGCCTGGAAGCTTCACTATGCACTGTTCCACTGCCTTAATGAATACTATGCTGGATGGCCAACAAGCAAAGGTGGTTGGACTGTGAAGTTCATGCCAGTCAGTGACAACATAGTTACTCG AGATGAAACTGGTGCTTGCATCATCCATATTGCTCGCCAATttgatggggaaaagctcaagttGCCCATCACGAAG CACAACATAGCGAAAGTGAATCGGGAAGCAGTACACCAGTGCATGAAGCTCCAGGGCAAATTATCATCACTTGCAGGAGACGCACTTTGGCATGTCCTCGCTCCATCAGACTCTCCTTTCGACTCCACTTGA
- the LOC123043306 gene encoding uncharacterized protein, giving the protein MSASSSSVGQAEILPLVPCTECGGRVYSWIAPSGVNAGRRMYKCVNKEICGYMRSSDEYRAQLIGSQLLADQAAPVHIQQAAPAPASSVRAIREATRVPT; this is encoded by the exons ATGTCTGCATCTTCGTCGTCCGTAGGGCAGGCTGAGATCTTGCCCCTGGTTCCTTGTACGGAGTGCGGCGGCAGAGTGTACTCCTGGATTGCTCCATCTGGAGTGAACGCTGGTCGTCGAATGTACAAGTGTGTGAATAAGGAG ATTTGTGGATACATGAGATCATCAGATGAGTACCGTGCGCAGCTGATCGGTAGCCAGCTTCTTGCAGATCAGGCTGCCCCCGTGCATATACAGCAGGCAGCCCCAGCCCCCGCGTCGTCCGTTCGGGCGATTCGGGAGGCGACTAGGGTTCCCACCTag
- the LOC123043303 gene encoding uncharacterized protein isoform X2, whose protein sequence is MHSAQGVEVLRTPAGPKISGVKLDMSACSDGNPTVRRRRDESTSHQQEKRQRTAESTMIILRDQIECFVKHVLQQISELFIDLPDDGSTTVFGERTNGLPGRKYVYRPGFQTDPWTRGVVPYPPTPAVTDLLVEFFATSSAHHLSRNFLVHEKPRFIRISGVTLKEQLVGDAAIDHELMSIIICRYTQVDQEADKESPYLSWRHPIEPEFSTFVLSDFDYLHTKSIQNQLCANDLKYDITSSQLFFTLVPRPEGWMVVFWDMIKRFITVIDPLYTRQCPQPPTQQRDEIIAWKLHYALFHCLNEYYAGWPTSKGGWTVKFMPVSDNIVTRDETGACIIHIARQFDGEKLKLPITKETSNQRSMGAEIIFPLLWENIWI, encoded by the exons ATGCACTCAGCACAAG GAGTGGAGGTGCTGAGGACTCCTGCAGGTCCTAAAATTTCTGGAGTGAAACTTGATATGTCGGCATGCTCCG ATGGCAACCCCACGGTAAGGAGGAGGCGTGATGAATCGACATCTCACCAGCAGGAAAAGAGGCAGCGGACTGCCGAATCGACTATGATAATTCTCAGAGATCAAATTGAATGCTTTGTTAAACATGTGCTGCAACAGATTTCTGAGTTGTTCATTGACCTCCCAGATGATGGGAGCACCACTGTATTTGGGGAGAGGACGAATGGACTCCCAGGACGCAAATATGTCTATAGGCCTGGTTTCCAGACTGACCCCTGGACAAGGGGTGTTGTCCCTTACCCGCCAACGCCAGCGGTTACGGACCTTTTAGTTGAGTTCTTTGCCACGTCATCAGCTCACCACCTGTCAAG GAACTTTCTTGTTCATGAGAAACCTCGGTTCATACGCATATCAGGGGTCACATTGAAAGAACAGCTGGTCGGGGATGCGGCAATCGATCATGAGCTCATGTCCATCATCATCTGTCGTTATACCCAGGTGGACCAGGAAGCTGATAAGGAATCACCGTATCTCTCATGGAGGCACCCAATTGAACCTGAGTTCTCG ACTTTTGTCTTATCGGATTTCGATTATCTGCACACAAAGTCGATTCAGAACCAGCTATGTGCTAATGATCTGAAGTATGATATTACATCATCACAGCTG TTCTTCACTCTCGTGCCCAGGCCTGAAGGTTGGATGGTGGTTTTCTGGGACATGATCAAACGGTTCATCACCGTCATCGATCCTTTATACACCAGGCAATGCCCACAGCCTCCAACACAGCAGCGAGATGAGATAATTGCCTGGAAGCTTCACTATGCACTGTTCCACTGCCTTAATGAATACTATGCTGGATGGCCAACAAGCAAAGGTGGTTGGACTGTGAAGTTCATGCCAGTCAGTGACAACATAGTTACTCG AGATGAAACTGGTGCTTGCATCATCCATATTGCTCGCCAATttgatggggaaaagctcaagttGCCCATCACGAAG GAAACTAGCAATCAGCGCTCCATGGGTGCTGAAATCATTTTCCCTCTGCTCTGGGAGAACATATGGATCTGA